A portion of the Lolium rigidum isolate FL_2022 chromosome 1, APGP_CSIRO_Lrig_0.1, whole genome shotgun sequence genome contains these proteins:
- the LOC124684531 gene encoding LOW QUALITY PROTEIN: (R)-mandelonitrile lyase-like (The sequence of the model RefSeq protein was modified relative to this genomic sequence to represent the inferred CDS: inserted 1 base in 1 codon): MDAMPACLLLLLLALPFVAAAQSRPFGGAPPGYARYVSDASETAAEEEYDYIVVGGGAAGCPLAATLAGPGGGRVLLLERGGAPAEFPALATAGGFVRTLALADPXPESDAPAQGFSSEDGVANVRARVLGGGTAINAGFYSRAHPGWFYGHGEGAEVPDWDMHLVNASYEWVEQELTFQPEVHGWQAAVRAALLEANVTPWNGFTVDHVTGTKIGATTFDASGRRHSAADLLAFARPGRLRVAVRATVTRVIINPIDPADRRGRSRPAVGAVGVVYQDHLLQQHHALLRPGGEVILSAGALGSPQLLLLSGIGPASDLASLGISVSADAPDVGKHMFDNPRNGISIIPSVPIDHSLIQVVGIPSANGTASYLEAASYIVPLAPMLRPGPFMSPSSPLYVTMATIMEKVPGPLSEGSLWLSSPNPLETPSVRFNYFSRPEDLAQCVVGVRRVAQVLRSRTMDIFRSPLGSSSQGRRGPVRRDFRIVGATLPLDWSTNDTSVADFCKRTVTTLWHYHGGCVVGRVVDKDFRVTSARSLRVVDGSTFSVTPGTNPQATIMMMGRYVGLKMIGDRHSRRLVNNTSS; encoded by the exons ATGGACGCCATGCCCgcatgcctcctcctcctcctcctcgccctcccCTTCGTCGCCGCGGCCCAGTCCCGCCCCTTCGGAG GGGCGCCGCCGGGGTACGCGCGGTACGTGTCGGACGCGTcggagacggcggcggaggaggagtacGACTACAtcgtggtgggcggcggcgccgCGGGGTGCCCGCTGGCCGCCACGCTCGCGGGCCCCGGGGGCGGCCGCGTGCTGCTGCTCGAGCGCGGCGGCGCGCCCGCCGAGTTCCCCGCGCTCGCCACGGCCGGCGGCTTCGTCAGGACGCTCGCGCTCGCCGACC TCCCCGAGTCCGACGCGCCCGCGCAGGGGTTCAGTTCAGAGGACGGCGTCGCCAACGTGCGCGCCCGGGTGCTCGGCGGCGGCACCGCCATCAATGCCGGGTTCTACTCACGCGCGCACCCGGGCTGGTTTTACGGACACGGAGAG GGCGCCGAGGTGCCGGACTGGGACATGCATTTGGTGAATGCATCCTACGAGTGGGTGGAGCAGGAGCTGACATTCCAGCCGGAGGTGCATGGGTGGCAGGCAGCAGTGAGGGCAGCGTTGCTGGAAGCTAATGTGACGCCGTGGAACGGATTCACCGTGGACCATGTCACTGGGACTAAGATCGGCGCCACCACCTTCGATGCATCGGGCCGACGCCACAGTGCGGCGGACCTCCTTGCTTTTGCCCGTCCTGGCCGTCTCCGTGTTGCTGTTCGTGCTACGGTCACGCGTGTCATCATCAACCCTATTGATCCAG CTGATCGCCGTGGAAGGTCACGTCCAGCAGTAGGAGCAGTTGGCGTTGTGTACCAAGACCATCTTCTACAGCAGCACCATGCCCTATTGCGTCCAGGTGGGGAGGTTatactttctgcaggtgccctaggAAGTCCCCAGTTGCTGCTTCTGAGTGGCATTGGCCCTGCTAGCGATCTTGCATCCCTTGGCATCTCTGTTTCTGCTGATGCCCCTGATGTTGGGAAGCATATGTTTGACAACCCTCGTAACGGCATCTCCATCATCCCATCAGTCCCTATTGATCACTCGCTTATCCAGGTAGTTGGCATCCCTTCTGCTAATGGGACTGCCTCCTACCTTGAGGCCGCGTCATACATCGTCCCCCTTGCTCCCATGCTGCGCCCTGGTCCTTTTATGAGCCCGTCTTCTCCACTCTATGTTACCATGGCAACTATCATGGAAAAGGTTCCTGGCCCACTTTCTGAGGGTTCACTCTGGCTATCATCACCCAATCCGCTGGAGACCCCCTCTGTGCGGTTCAACTACTTCAGCCGTCCTGAAGACTTGGCACAGTGTGTCGTGGGTGTGCGCCGTGTGGCACAAGTGCTCCGGAGCAGGACAATGGATATATTCCGTTCGCCATTAGGATCTTCGAGCCAAGGTAGGAGAGGGCCTGTTAGGAGGGACTTCAGAATTGTTGGGGCAACTCTGCCACTTGACTGGAGTACAAACGATACATCTGTGGCAGATTTCTGCAAGCGGACCGTGACAACGCTGTGGCATTATCATGGGGGGTGTGTGGTTGGAAGGGTGGTTGATAAGGATTTCCGAGTTACTAGCGCGCGTTCTCTTCGCGTGGTGGATGGATCAACATTCAGCGTGACACCTGGGACAAATCCTCAAGCCACGATCATGATGATGGGCAG GTACGTGGGGCTGAAGATGATTGGGGATCGGCACAGCAGAAGACTAGTGAACAACACATCATCATAA